The Lysinibacillus pakistanensis genome includes a window with the following:
- the yycF gene encoding response regulator YycF, whose product MDKTILVVDDEKPIADILQFNLIKEGYKVICAYDGDEALAKVEEEQPDLMLLDIMLPKRDGMEVCREVRKKYDFPIIMLTAKGSEIDKVLGLEMGADDYVTKPFSTRELIARVKANMRRLQVVAPAAEEVTEESNEIVVGSLVIQPDAYLVLKRDEAIELTHREFELLHYLGKHIGQVMTREHLLQTVWGYDYFGDVRTVDVTIRRLREKIEDNPSHPAWIVTRRGVGYYLRNPEQE is encoded by the coding sequence ATGGATAAAACAATTTTAGTTGTTGATGATGAAAAACCAATCGCGGATATTTTACAGTTTAATTTAATAAAGGAAGGCTATAAGGTTATTTGTGCTTATGATGGTGATGAAGCTCTAGCGAAGGTTGAGGAAGAACAACCAGATTTAATGCTTTTAGATATAATGCTACCAAAGCGTGATGGTATGGAGGTTTGTAGGGAAGTCCGAAAAAAATATGATTTTCCGATTATTATGCTAACAGCAAAAGGCTCTGAGATTGATAAAGTATTAGGCTTAGAAATGGGTGCTGATGATTATGTAACAAAGCCTTTTAGTACGCGCGAATTGATTGCACGTGTCAAAGCCAATATGCGTCGTTTACAGGTGGTTGCTCCTGCTGCTGAGGAGGTTACAGAAGAGTCGAATGAGATTGTTGTAGGCTCGCTTGTCATTCAACCTGATGCTTATTTAGTATTAAAACGGGATGAAGCCATTGAGCTTACACATCGTGAATTTGAGCTATTACATTATTTGGGGAAACATATTGGTCAAGTCATGACACGTGAGCATTTATTGCAAACTGTATGGGGCTATGATTATTTTGGTGATGTTCGAACAGTTGATGTAACGATTCGTCGTTTACGTGAAAAAATAGAGGATAATCCTAGTCACCCAGCTTGGATTGTAACACGTCGTGGAGTAGGTTATTATTTGCGAAATCCTGAGCAGGAGTAA
- a CDS encoding M23 family metallopeptidase has product MSSSWYKKEENNRFTYNLSSFKKMSIIAILMTSLTVNTGFAKENHKEDLNKIFHIYIGNQYIGAVSNEKAVQEIIKSKEREVGQQYKELSIDASASVKIIPEQVFSNETKDAEILAKLEQFLVAKSQAFTLFVDNKPLVSLKDAKAYEDTIRLLKLQYVSQQEINSLHTKQQSTNQLSPLKSGETRLLDVSFKQGVSGVTQNVSPSTIVTPEKAVEYLMTGSLKQETYKIQSGDVLGSVAQRHNLTTAELLALNPGITVDTVLQIGQALNVTVAKPFVTLEVKQEKKVIDTIPFKKIVEKDPNMYKGEKVVKQQGADGKKEISYLLTSENGTRTSKVALEEQIIQQPVDEIEVVGTKVISSRGTGEFTWPTVGGYISSQMGQRWGTVHRGIDIARPSNYNILASDNGVVVAAGNSGSYGNRIVINHNNGYTTLYGHLSSINVEVGQVVEKGSVIGIMGSTGNSTGTHLHFEVEKDGSLVNPLSYVGR; this is encoded by the coding sequence ATGAGTTCGTCTTGGTATAAAAAAGAAGAAAACAATAGATTCACTTACAATCTATCTTCATTCAAAAAAATGTCTATTATAGCTATTTTAATGACAAGTTTAACCGTTAATACTGGTTTTGCAAAAGAAAATCATAAAGAAGATTTAAATAAAATTTTTCATATTTATATAGGTAATCAATATATTGGGGCAGTATCTAATGAGAAGGCTGTTCAGGAAATTATCAAATCGAAAGAAAGAGAAGTTGGTCAACAGTATAAAGAATTGTCCATTGATGCTAGTGCGTCTGTTAAAATTATCCCAGAGCAGGTGTTTAGTAATGAAACTAAAGACGCTGAAATATTAGCTAAATTAGAGCAATTCTTGGTAGCTAAGTCTCAAGCCTTTACATTATTTGTAGATAATAAGCCCCTAGTATCCTTAAAAGATGCAAAAGCTTATGAAGATACTATACGTTTACTAAAATTACAGTATGTTTCACAGCAAGAGATAAACAGTTTACATACTAAACAGCAATCAACGAATCAATTATCGCCATTAAAATCTGGCGAAACTCGTCTGCTAGATGTTTCCTTTAAACAAGGAGTTTCAGGTGTTACACAAAATGTTTCTCCAAGTACTATTGTAACTCCTGAGAAAGCTGTAGAATATTTAATGACAGGCTCTTTAAAGCAGGAAACCTATAAAATTCAATCAGGTGATGTTCTAGGCTCAGTTGCTCAAAGGCATAACCTAACGACAGCTGAGTTACTAGCCTTAAATCCGGGTATTACTGTAGATACTGTTCTACAAATTGGACAGGCATTGAATGTAACTGTTGCTAAACCATTTGTTACTCTTGAAGTCAAACAAGAGAAAAAAGTTATAGATACAATACCTTTTAAGAAAATAGTTGAAAAAGACCCAAACATGTATAAAGGTGAAAAGGTAGTGAAGCAGCAGGGTGCTGATGGTAAAAAAGAAATATCTTATCTATTAACTTCTGAGAATGGAACGCGAACATCCAAAGTAGCGTTAGAAGAGCAGATTATACAGCAACCAGTAGATGAGATTGAGGTTGTTGGTACGAAGGTCATTTCTTCTCGTGGGACAGGTGAATTTACTTGGCCTACTGTAGGAGGCTATATTTCAAGTCAGATGGGTCAACGATGGGGAACTGTCCATCGTGGTATTGATATTGCCCGACCAAGTAATTATAATATCTTAGCTTCTGATAATGGCGTTGTAGTTGCAGCAGGTAACTCAGGAAGTTATGGTAATCGAATTGTTATCAATCATAATAATGGTTATACAACACTATATGGACATTTATCTTCAATCAATGTTGAAGTTGGACAAGTAGTGGAAAAAGGTTCTGTGATCGGCATTATGGGATCTACTGGAAATTCTACAGGTACACATCTGCATTTTGAAGTTGAAAAGGATGGTTCATTAGTCAATCCTTTATCATATGTAGGACGTTAA
- a CDS encoding YitT family protein, with product MVAIGAIIMALGLELFLVPNHIMDGGIVGVSIITSHLLKLPLGIFIFILNLPFIFLGYKQIGKTFALSTGLGITVLSVTTILLHNLQPFTQDTLLATVFGGMILGIGVGIVIRYGGSLDGTEILAILFNRKTPFSVGEIIMFFNILIFTVAGFVFTWEQAMYSILAYYIAYKMIDIVIQGMEESKSVYIISDEIDEIGQTIMDRLGRGVTFLHGEGAYTGNDKKVIFTVITRLEESKLKSIVAEIDDNAFLAIGNIAEVKGGRFKKKDIH from the coding sequence ATGGTGGCAATAGGTGCAATAATAATGGCACTAGGATTAGAGTTATTTTTAGTACCAAACCACATTATGGATGGTGGAATCGTAGGTGTTTCTATCATCACTTCACATTTATTAAAGTTACCTCTTGGTATATTTATCTTCATTTTAAACTTACCCTTTATCTTTTTAGGCTATAAGCAAATTGGTAAAACCTTTGCACTTTCTACAGGCCTAGGTATTACCGTACTATCAGTAACAACAATCTTATTACATAATCTACAACCATTTACACAGGATACTTTATTAGCGACCGTTTTTGGTGGCATGATTTTGGGAATTGGCGTCGGCATTGTTATAAGGTATGGTGGATCGTTAGATGGTACCGAAATTTTAGCCATTTTATTTAATCGAAAAACACCCTTTTCTGTGGGTGAAATTATTATGTTCTTCAATATCCTTATCTTTACGGTAGCAGGCTTTGTCTTCACCTGGGAACAAGCTATGTACTCTATCCTAGCCTATTATATTGCCTATAAAATGATTGACATTGTTATTCAAGGGATGGAGGAATCAAAATCAGTATACATTATTAGTGATGAAATAGATGAAATCGGTCAAACCATAATGGATCGGCTCGGTCGAGGTGTAACCTTCCTTCATGGTGAGGGAGCTTATACAGGTAACGATAAAAAGGTTATTTTTACTGTTATTACACGATTAGAGGAGTCGAAGCTAAAATCGATTGTTGCTGAAATTGATGATAATGCATTCCTTGCAATTGGTAATATAGCAGAGGTTAAAGGTGGACGCTTTAAGAAAAAGGATATTCACTAA
- a CDS encoding adenylosuccinate synthase, whose product MTSVVVVGTQWGDEGKGKITDFLSQKADAIARFAGGDNAGHTIKFNGETYKLHLIPSGIFYKDKTSVIGNGLVVNPKSLVTELRGLQERGINTDNLRISNRAHVILPYHIKQDIADEESRGDNKIGTTCKGIGPCYQDKVARIGIRMADLLDKEIFEEKLRHNLAIKNKLFEKFYEVEGVTFEEIFEEYYAYGQEIAKYVTDTSKILNDVLDEGGKVLFEGAQGILLDVDQGTYPFVTSSNPVAGGVAIGAGVGPSRVSSVIGVCKAYTSRVGDGPFPTELFDEVGQQIREVGREYGTTTGRPRRVGWFDTVVVRHSRRVSGITHLALNSIDVLSGLDTVKICTAYNYQGETITEYPANLHIIEQCEPVYEELPGWPEDITGCRTLEELPENARRYVERVSELTGIQIATFSVGPAREQTNVLVDIWEA is encoded by the coding sequence ATGACATCAGTAGTAGTTGTAGGAACACAATGGGGAGACGAAGGGAAAGGTAAAATTACAGATTTCCTATCGCAAAAGGCCGATGCAATCGCTCGTTTTGCAGGTGGTGATAATGCAGGACACACTATTAAATTTAATGGTGAAACATATAAGCTACATTTAATTCCATCAGGTATTTTCTATAAAGATAAGACGTCAGTAATCGGCAATGGATTAGTTGTTAATCCAAAGTCATTAGTAACTGAGCTTAGAGGTTTACAGGAGCGTGGCATTAATACAGACAACCTACGTATTTCTAATCGTGCCCATGTTATTTTGCCATATCATATCAAACAAGATATTGCTGATGAGGAGAGCCGTGGTGACAATAAAATTGGCACGACTTGTAAAGGTATTGGCCCTTGCTATCAAGATAAAGTAGCCCGCATTGGTATCCGTATGGCCGATTTACTGGACAAAGAAATATTTGAAGAAAAACTACGTCATAATTTAGCAATTAAAAATAAATTATTTGAGAAGTTTTACGAAGTTGAAGGTGTAACGTTTGAAGAAATTTTTGAAGAGTACTATGCATATGGGCAAGAAATCGCAAAATATGTAACAGATACATCAAAAATTTTAAATGATGTTTTGGATGAAGGCGGTAAAGTGTTATTTGAAGGTGCTCAAGGTATCTTACTTGATGTCGATCAAGGCACATATCCATTTGTAACATCTTCAAATCCTGTTGCTGGTGGAGTGGCAATTGGTGCTGGGGTCGGTCCATCAAGAGTTTCTAGTGTAATTGGTGTATGTAAAGCTTATACATCTCGTGTTGGTGATGGTCCATTCCCAACTGAATTATTCGATGAAGTGGGTCAGCAAATCCGTGAAGTCGGTCGTGAATATGGTACAACAACGGGTCGTCCACGTCGTGTGGGCTGGTTTGATACGGTAGTTGTCCGTCATTCACGTAGAGTAAGTGGAATTACACATCTTGCACTTAATTCAATCGATGTTCTATCTGGCTTAGACACTGTAAAAATTTGTACTGCGTATAATTATCAAGGTGAAACTATTACTGAATATCCTGCAAATCTTCATATTATTGAACAATGTGAACCAGTCTATGAGGAGCTACCAGGCTGGCCAGAGGATATAACAGGCTGTAGAACTTTAGAGGAGCTACCTGAAAATGCGCGCCGCTATGTAGAGCGTGTAAGCGAGTTAACAGGAATTCAAATTGCCACATTCTCCGTTGGCCCTGCACGTGAACAAACTAATGTTTTAGTGGATATTTGGGAAGCATAA
- the dnaB gene encoding replicative DNA helicase, whose amino-acid sequence MSEPMMDRVPPHNREAEQSVIGAIFLDPQALITASEILLADDFYHNAHKKIFETMLRLSDQGKAIDVVTVTEELSAKKEIEDVGGLSYLLELANAVPTAANVAHYAKIVEEKALLRRLIRVATKIVEDGYTREDEVEALLGEAEKKMMEVANRKNAGDFKHVKDVLVETFDNIEQLQSRKGDVTGIPTGFRDLDNITAGFQRNDLIIVAARPSVGKTAFALNVAQSVAVQARENVAIFSLEMGAEQLVMRMLCAEGNIDAQVLRTGALTTEDWGKLTMAMGSLSNSGIFIDDTPGVRINEIRAKCRRLAQEHGLGMILIDYLQLIQGSGKPGENRQQEVSEISRSLKGLARELKVPVIALSQLSRGVEQRQDKRPMMSDLRESGSIEQDADIVAFLYRDDYYDKESENKNMIEIIIAKQRNGPTGTVTLAFKKEFNKFINVDWSQMPPPPPRD is encoded by the coding sequence ATGAGCGAACCGATGATGGACCGCGTTCCACCGCATAACCGGGAAGCGGAGCAATCGGTTATCGGTGCCATTTTTCTTGATCCACAAGCATTAATTACGGCGTCGGAAATTTTATTAGCGGATGATTTTTATCATAATGCACATAAGAAAATTTTCGAAACGATGCTACGCTTAAGTGACCAAGGAAAAGCGATAGATGTTGTTACAGTTACTGAAGAATTATCTGCAAAAAAAGAGATTGAGGACGTTGGCGGGCTATCGTATTTACTAGAGCTCGCCAATGCTGTCCCTACGGCTGCTAATGTCGCACACTATGCAAAAATCGTTGAAGAAAAGGCACTCTTAAGACGTTTAATTCGCGTCGCTACTAAAATTGTAGAAGATGGCTATACACGTGAAGATGAAGTAGAAGCATTGCTAGGTGAAGCAGAGAAGAAAATGATGGAGGTAGCCAATCGTAAAAATGCTGGTGATTTTAAGCATGTTAAAGACGTTTTGGTGGAAACCTTTGATAACATTGAACAGCTCCAATCTCGTAAGGGAGATGTTACAGGTATTCCTACGGGCTTCCGTGATTTAGATAATATTACTGCTGGATTCCAGCGCAACGATTTAATTATTGTAGCGGCACGTCCATCTGTGGGGAAAACAGCCTTTGCTTTAAATGTTGCGCAAAGTGTTGCTGTCCAAGCCCGTGAGAATGTGGCAATCTTCTCACTGGAAATGGGTGCAGAGCAACTTGTTATGCGTATGCTTTGCGCAGAGGGAAATATAGATGCACAAGTTTTACGTACAGGTGCTTTAACTACGGAAGATTGGGGTAAACTAACTATGGCAATGGGAAGTTTATCGAATTCTGGAATCTTTATTGATGACACGCCAGGTGTACGTATTAATGAAATCCGAGCAAAATGTCGTCGTTTAGCACAGGAGCATGGACTTGGAATGATTTTAATTGATTATTTACAGCTCATTCAAGGTAGTGGTAAACCTGGAGAGAACCGTCAGCAAGAGGTATCTGAAATTTCACGTTCATTAAAGGGATTAGCACGTGAATTAAAGGTTCCGGTCATTGCCTTATCACAGCTATCACGTGGTGTTGAGCAGCGTCAAGATAAGCGACCAATGATGAGTGACCTACGTGAATCAGGAAGTATTGAGCAAGATGCTGATATTGTGGCCTTCTTATATCGTGATGATTATTATGATAAAGAATCGGAAAATAAAAATATGATTGAAATCATTATTGCAAAACAGCGTAATGGTCCAACAGGTACAGTTACACTTGCATTTAAAAAAGAATTCAATAAATTTATTAACGTGGACTGGTCACAAATGCCACCACCGCCTCCACGTGATTAA
- the rplI gene encoding 50S ribosomal protein L9, which yields MKVVFLKDVKGKGKKGEIKNVADGYAQNFLIKNGYAAEANAQALSQLEGQKKLQAKNAAAELAEAKALKEKLEALTVELKAKSGEGGRLFGSISTKQIADALQKVHGIKIDKRKMTLNEGIRALGFTNVPVKLHHEVTATLKVHVTEE from the coding sequence ATGAAAGTAGTTTTTTTAAAAGATGTTAAAGGAAAAGGTAAAAAAGGAGAAATTAAAAACGTAGCTGATGGCTATGCACAAAATTTCTTAATTAAAAATGGCTATGCTGCTGAAGCCAATGCACAAGCATTAAGTCAATTAGAAGGACAAAAGAAATTACAAGCAAAAAATGCAGCAGCAGAATTAGCTGAAGCAAAAGCGTTAAAAGAAAAGTTAGAAGCTTTAACTGTAGAGCTGAAGGCGAAATCAGGTGAAGGTGGTCGCTTATTCGGTTCTATTTCTACTAAACAAATTGCTGATGCACTACAAAAAGTACATGGCATTAAAATTGATAAACGTAAAATGACTTTAAATGAGGGTATTCGTGCACTAGGATTTACAAATGTACCTGTAAAACTACACCATGAAGTAACTGCAACATTAAAAGTACATGTAACGGAAGAATAA